The following are from one region of the Chitinivibrionales bacterium genome:
- a CDS encoding discoidin domain-containing protein: MNSKNRSDVFCMMMVGMFFLSHAQSISITGTVKDAGGMGIHGASVRLANAGFNATTDSAGAYNIVSTANRFALLERAISTAPIIRGQSLLFALAATQIVHIRMYDLKGRLAADLVNTALTPGEYRLGLGGACLASEVFLVKAEVGPRVTVCKFTRVNRGMTSGGLVRVRDFSTLAAAKRAATVDTLIVTASGYKGAQTSIDSYSGIYDFVLQKAAFDIVYPGFNSRVFKSPGGSIIFEWNPMAGATGYAVNVDGNIVADSVPAGVTFAEVAITAFAGTTAFATHSWSVVARTAAGDQVSSTCSFTVAEAVDGTTGAPLGGMGAGAVKFCPWNGQFAFQAKTPAGQEDYVQQPNWQFSLYTKRGTTILTNAKLSAAKRTWNAANRYDDDAIFPVEYANFGATNNVSVTLTAFAPYNPADQTKMTWPVAFYHLTLRNLGSSAADAACAFQISTDQTPAVISGKGFAAEGGAPSKALFVQSSDPAAVVSVGNDAGFLASGALNNALSGTANMVAAKVTLGPGEKKDIEFVLSWCKSDDPAGYYYSNIGTSAQFFAQAGLDDFSDFESRAVQFVERFRGSNVPDWIVNTTLDQTTWSNSSIYTKDGRYSEWEGVYTWFGQMDQGWHAFGSEIWRINGPMFSWPNASQMEYWARTEMVGGDDDGQISHDFIPGAGQVTDHKTCLWDAPGYHGWGGPNWADLDCGFLFGMYESFVATGDKARMDALWPYFKRTAQRLYKMASSLNANTTYPFTFQGTGATYDKGPQDHDLYNSGLALTVFEIVAEMAGIYGDTALQNSFAKAYTAGVASFRARYLANPSASMTANQETPFAGLWMSLYFHKDQMFGDDEINNTFSYLLNNFWQPLSLGMAAAGSDGENEGWVPYILGHLGGACLTTNRVAEWRAIQRDFYNRYFENRNRVFDGGIYLVYNGPGDNFASTDWSGHSFYVSMPVVWRNYYSLIGFWFNAYTDELYVEPKLPSTTDKWGSSMNHELDNALFCVPGSYGTISYKESGSTNQNQNITVRFDKPQKVSSLYISDRFLPATTVAVTVNGATEPFSRIGSGTFDRRIKINWSGTVDSSGVQVGAVDQGFNDSTPPLAFGLVMPANGQTVQSTKPVLVWNKSSDPQSGIQRYDVYVNNSKIASTTDTAYAFTAISPGSYQWYITAVNWVNLTTSSAKWTFTYSDTIPPSPFSLVSPSDNSAVAGPAVNFYWQTASDNGTGMDHYELALDGNVVADVNADSGTASYGNLALGKTAFASSTNQGNGAANAVDGSLSTRWESSWADSQWLCVDLGAPARIDSVTLVWEAAYASSYELDVSNDTSNWTGKSVYQTTAGKGGTETIRGLNAMGRYIRIFCVKRATAWGSSLYEFQAYGLPLATYTVGTVSAGTHTWNVTAVDKAGNKRSAAKAFTVSVQ, from the coding sequence ATGAACTCAAAAAATCGTTCGGACGTTTTTTGCATGATGATGGTCGGCATGTTCTTCCTTTCGCACGCCCAGTCAATTTCCATTACGGGAACAGTCAAAGACGCAGGCGGAATGGGAATCCATGGCGCCTCGGTACGTCTTGCAAATGCAGGTTTCAACGCGACGACGGACTCAGCCGGCGCCTACAATATTGTTTCAACGGCCAATCGTTTTGCCCTGCTTGAAAGGGCCATCTCGACCGCGCCTATAATCCGAGGCCAATCACTTTTGTTTGCCCTTGCAGCCACTCAGATTGTGCATATACGAATGTACGATCTAAAAGGCAGGCTGGCCGCCGATCTCGTCAACACAGCGCTTACGCCCGGCGAATACCGGCTGGGGCTGGGCGGAGCATGCCTTGCTTCGGAAGTATTCTTGGTGAAGGCGGAAGTGGGCCCCAGAGTTACCGTATGCAAATTTACCCGCGTGAACAGAGGCATGACATCGGGCGGCCTTGTCCGCGTCCGCGACTTCAGCACGCTTGCAGCCGCAAAGCGTGCGGCCACTGTGGATACTTTGATTGTGACCGCATCCGGATACAAGGGAGCGCAGACTTCAATAGATTCATATTCGGGGATATATGATTTTGTCCTTCAAAAAGCCGCATTCGACATCGTATACCCCGGTTTCAATTCCCGCGTGTTCAAGTCGCCGGGCGGTTCGATAATTTTCGAATGGAATCCAATGGCCGGCGCCACAGGGTATGCGGTGAACGTGGACGGAAACATCGTGGCGGACAGTGTTCCCGCCGGGGTCACATTTGCTGAAGTTGCGATTACGGCTTTTGCCGGGACAACAGCGTTCGCAACGCATTCATGGAGCGTTGTCGCAAGGACCGCCGCTGGCGACCAGGTGTCGAGCACCTGCAGCTTTACCGTTGCCGAGGCGGTCGACGGCACCACCGGAGCGCCGCTCGGCGGCATGGGAGCGGGAGCGGTGAAATTCTGTCCGTGGAACGGCCAGTTCGCTTTTCAGGCGAAAACACCCGCCGGCCAGGAGGATTACGTGCAGCAGCCGAACTGGCAGTTCTCACTGTACACCAAGCGAGGGACGACCATCTTGACGAACGCAAAATTGTCTGCTGCCAAGCGGACTTGGAACGCCGCCAACCGATACGACGACGACGCGATTTTCCCGGTGGAATATGCGAATTTCGGCGCGACGAACAACGTGTCGGTGACGCTCACCGCGTTCGCGCCGTACAATCCTGCGGACCAGACGAAAATGACATGGCCGGTCGCGTTCTACCACTTGACTTTGCGCAATCTGGGCAGCAGCGCGGCGGATGCGGCCTGCGCGTTCCAGATTTCCACCGACCAGACGCCAGCCGTTATTTCAGGAAAAGGCTTTGCCGCGGAGGGCGGGGCGCCGTCCAAGGCGCTTTTTGTCCAAAGCAGCGATCCTGCGGCTGTCGTGAGCGTTGGAAACGACGCCGGTTTTCTCGCCTCCGGCGCACTCAACAACGCGTTGTCCGGCACGGCCAACATGGTTGCGGCAAAAGTTACGCTCGGCCCGGGCGAGAAAAAGGACATCGAGTTCGTCCTTTCGTGGTGCAAGTCCGATGATCCGGCCGGGTATTATTATTCGAACATCGGGACCAGTGCGCAATTCTTTGCCCAGGCAGGTCTTGACGATTTCAGCGATTTTGAATCGCGCGCCGTGCAATTCGTTGAGCGCTTCCGCGGGTCCAACGTTCCCGACTGGATCGTGAACACCACGCTCGACCAGACAACGTGGTCAAACAGCAGCATCTATACGAAAGACGGCCGTTACAGCGAATGGGAAGGCGTCTACACGTGGTTCGGCCAGATGGACCAGGGGTGGCACGCGTTCGGTTCCGAAATATGGCGCATCAACGGCCCTATGTTTTCCTGGCCCAACGCTTCACAGATGGAATACTGGGCGCGCACCGAGATGGTGGGCGGCGATGACGACGGCCAGATCTCACACGATTTCATCCCCGGCGCCGGTCAGGTGACCGATCACAAAACCTGCCTGTGGGACGCGCCCGGCTACCACGGATGGGGCGGCCCCAACTGGGCCGACCTCGATTGCGGGTTCCTGTTCGGCATGTACGAATCCTTCGTCGCGACCGGCGACAAGGCGCGTATGGACGCCCTCTGGCCGTATTTCAAGCGGACCGCGCAGCGTCTTTACAAAATGGCATCGAGCCTTAACGCGAATACAACATATCCCTTCACGTTCCAGGGCACCGGGGCAACCTACGACAAGGGCCCGCAGGACCACGATCTTTACAATTCCGGACTGGCCCTTACGGTATTCGAAATCGTTGCGGAAATGGCCGGAATTTACGGCGACACTGCATTGCAGAACAGCTTTGCAAAAGCATACACCGCCGGCGTTGCCTCCTTCAGGGCGCGGTATCTGGCGAATCCGTCTGCCTCCATGACCGCAAACCAGGAGACGCCGTTTGCCGGGCTGTGGATGTCGCTGTATTTTCACAAAGACCAGATGTTCGGCGACGATGAGATCAACAACACGTTCAGCTATCTATTGAACAATTTCTGGCAGCCGCTTAGTCTGGGGATGGCGGCTGCGGGTTCGGACGGCGAAAATGAGGGTTGGGTTCCCTATATTCTCGGACATCTGGGCGGCGCATGCCTCACCACAAACAGGGTGGCTGAGTGGAGGGCAATCCAGAGGGATTTCTACAACCGGTATTTCGAAAACCGCAACAGGGTTTTCGACGGCGGGATTTATCTGGTTTACAACGGGCCCGGCGACAATTTCGCCTCAACCGACTGGAGCGGGCACAGTTTTTACGTAAGCATGCCGGTGGTATGGCGCAATTATTACTCTCTTATCGGTTTCTGGTTTAACGCGTACACCGATGAATTGTACGTCGAGCCGAAACTTCCGTCCACCACCGACAAGTGGGGCTCCTCCATGAACCACGAACTCGACAACGCGCTGTTTTGCGTTCCGGGGTCCTACGGCACCATTTCCTACAAAGAAAGCGGGAGCACGAACCAGAACCAGAACATCACCGTACGTTTTGACAAACCGCAGAAAGTCTCGTCGCTGTACATTTCGGACAGGTTCCTGCCCGCCACCACCGTTGCCGTGACGGTTAACGGGGCGACCGAGCCGTTCTCGCGCATCGGAAGCGGTACGTTCGATCGCAGGATCAAAATAAACTGGAGCGGAACCGTGGATTCGAGCGGCGTCCAGGTCGGCGCCGTCGACCAGGGCTTCAACGATTCCACGCCGCCCCTTGCGTTCGGCCTGGTTATGCCTGCAAACGGTCAAACCGTCCAGAGTACCAAACCGGTACTCGTATGGAACAAAAGCTCGGACCCGCAATCGGGAATCCAGCGGTACGACGTCTACGTCAACAACAGTAAAATCGCCTCGACAACCGACACAGCGTATGCCTTCACCGCCATTTCCCCGGGATCGTACCAATGGTACATAACCGCGGTCAACTGGGTCAATCTGACCACTTCATCGGCGAAATGGACATTTACCTATTCAGACACGATTCCGCCGTCGCCGTTCTCCCTTGTCAGCCCGTCGGATAATTCGGCAGTCGCTGGACCGGCCGTTAATTTTTACTGGCAAACCGCCTCTGACAATGGAACCGGCATGGATCATTACGAACTGGCTCTTGACGGAAACGTAGTGGCGGATGTAAACGCCGATTCCGGCACCGCCTCATACGGAAATCTGGCCCTGGGCAAAACCGCCTTCGCTTCTTCGACCAACCAGGGCAATGGTGCGGCAAACGCGGTTGACGGCAGTCTGTCGACGCGCTGGGAAAGCTCGTGGGCCGACAGCCAGTGGCTGTGCGTCGATCTGGGGGCGCCCGCCCGTATCGATTCGGTGACGCTTGTATGGGAAGCGGCCTATGCTTCGTCCTACGAGCTGGACGTTTCGAACGACACCTCGAACTGGACGGGAAAATCGGTGTATCAAACGACCGCGGGAAAAGGCGGCACCGAAACAATCCGCGGCCTCAACGCGATGGGAAGATATATCCGAATTTTTTGCGTCAAACGCGCTACGGCGTGGGGAAGTTCTTTGTATGAATTCCAGGCGTACGGACTTCCTCTTGCGACCTATACCGTCGGCACGGTTTCGGCCGGGACGCACACCTGGAACGTTACGGCGGTCGACAAGGCCGGAAACAAGAGGAGTGCGGCCAAGGCTTTTACTGTGTCCGTGCAATAA
- a CDS encoding carboxypeptidase-like regulatory domain-containing protein, translated as MSGLFPGRIACLLLACCAFLFVGCGSAPTMAAGSSVSGNAKVAGVVLDAGGNAASNVSVQLRTVAVTGKGDSSRVLKAVRTGSDGSYSFDSVKAGKYAVFCRDSAAGSSAIQQKILLVNDSSSAVADLALTPDVVVRGRIVAANAADQKSLIVAVPGMGRTFIPDTIGNYTLTSVPRTAIDVAFIHGSTVDFLTLPPLTGAGDTSYINDVQFAQTTAGTQGVDSFYEGSLSGSFTVVPVEKQDNALLFEDFENPLSGGVTHNEIYTLIPAPGGTGDGRWVVRPNADGNTVTPAVFPTGFDSCMVTAGAFRGKSLRIFITLQNAGSPPTGGIGVDICVPEVYYDLSKMTEFSFYAKGSGRLRVVFHTDTVGSGSGEGEFIYEFTIPTEWQRISMKSADLAARPGSQTAARGVTWQGASRGVTSISFFALTNDTLYMDDMYMFGIAASDIVVTSPGNTMP; from the coding sequence ATGAGCGGTCTATTTCCTGGAAGAATTGCCTGTCTCCTGCTCGCGTGCTGCGCGTTTTTGTTCGTTGGGTGCGGAAGCGCGCCGACCATGGCTGCGGGATCGAGCGTGAGCGGAAATGCCAAGGTGGCGGGCGTGGTCCTTGACGCCGGCGGCAATGCTGCCTCGAATGTTTCGGTGCAATTGCGAACCGTTGCCGTAACGGGCAAGGGGGACAGCAGCAGGGTTTTAAAAGCCGTTCGAACAGGATCGGACGGCTCCTACAGCTTCGACAGCGTCAAGGCCGGCAAATACGCGGTCTTCTGCAGGGATTCGGCCGCAGGCAGCTCTGCGATTCAGCAGAAAATCCTCCTTGTCAACGATTCCTCATCCGCCGTTGCCGACCTGGCCTTGACTCCCGACGTGGTGGTACGGGGGCGGATCGTTGCCGCAAATGCCGCTGATCAGAAATCCTTAATCGTTGCCGTTCCGGGCATGGGCCGGACGTTTATCCCCGATACCATCGGTAACTACACGCTGACCAGCGTTCCGCGCACCGCAATCGATGTCGCGTTTATCCATGGGTCAACGGTGGACTTTCTCACGCTCCCGCCGTTGACCGGCGCAGGCGATACATCGTACATCAACGATGTGCAGTTTGCACAGACAACGGCGGGAACGCAGGGGGTCGATTCCTTTTATGAAGGTTCCCTGAGCGGTTCGTTTACCGTCGTTCCCGTGGAAAAGCAGGACAACGCTTTGCTCTTCGAGGATTTCGAGAATCCGCTGTCCGGTGGCGTGACCCACAACGAAATTTACACATTGATTCCGGCGCCCGGAGGCACGGGAGACGGGCGGTGGGTCGTGCGTCCGAACGCCGACGGAAATACCGTGACGCCCGCCGTGTTTCCAACGGGGTTCGACAGCTGCATGGTGACCGCCGGCGCGTTCCGCGGCAAAAGCCTCCGGATCTTCATCACCCTGCAAAACGCGGGCAGTCCGCCCACGGGCGGCATCGGGGTTGACATATGCGTCCCGGAAGTTTACTATGATCTCTCTAAAATGACCGAATTCAGCTTTTACGCAAAAGGCTCGGGCCGGCTCCGGGTGGTGTTCCATACCGACACGGTGGGATCCGGGTCCGGAGAAGGTGAGTTCATCTACGAATTTACAATACCGACCGAGTGGCAGCGGATTTCCATGAAATCCGCAGACCTTGCGGCCAGGCCCGGGTCCCAGACCGCCGCACGCGGCGTCACGTGGCAGGGCGCGTCGCGCGGCGTAACGTCGATTTCGTTCTTTGCCTTGACAAACGACACATTGTACATGGACGACATGTATATGTTCGGCATCGCCGCCTCCGATATCGTGGTGACGTCGCCGGGGAACACCATGCCGTGA
- a CDS encoding TIGR02147 family protein, translated as MNSIFEYIDYRRYLKDFYNEAKKTKKYFSYRFFALRAGVHAPILLKMVIDGKRNLSRKTIEKFIKGLGIKEKEAVFFRNLVLFNQASSALEKQEHYRVLRSMAEQVPQHLMEDDHFEYFDRWYYSALREGVCQHDYKDDWAKVARCVHPEITADEAKRAVEWLVGHGLVRKFRNGRYEQTHKAITTRSEVKSMVVRNFNRTMLRLAERSLDNIPLHERHASGVTVGLTKEAYTMIEAEIEAFRDRVVKIVDSLDSSDRVYQINIQMFPLMFSPGSNDTIEEQS; from the coding sequence ATGAACTCTATTTTCGAATACATCGACTATCGCCGGTACCTCAAGGATTTTTATAACGAGGCGAAGAAAACCAAAAAGTACTTCTCCTACCGGTTCTTCGCCCTCCGTGCAGGTGTCCATGCGCCGATCCTTCTGAAGATGGTCATCGACGGCAAACGGAACCTCAGCCGCAAGACGATCGAAAAATTCATCAAGGGCCTCGGCATCAAGGAAAAGGAAGCGGTGTTCTTCCGCAACCTCGTGCTGTTCAACCAGGCCTCATCGGCGCTCGAAAAACAGGAACATTACCGCGTGCTTCGCTCCATGGCCGAGCAGGTACCCCAGCACCTGATGGAAGACGACCACTTCGAATATTTCGACCGATGGTATTACAGCGCTCTGCGCGAAGGCGTGTGCCAGCACGATTACAAGGACGACTGGGCGAAGGTGGCGCGCTGTGTGCATCCGGAGATCACGGCCGACGAAGCAAAACGGGCCGTGGAATGGCTCGTCGGTCACGGACTCGTCCGGAAGTTCAGGAACGGTCGCTACGAACAGACCCACAAGGCCATCACCACGCGTTCTGAAGTCAAATCCATGGTGGTCCGTAATTTCAACCGGACCATGCTGCGGCTTGCCGAACGGTCGCTCGACAATATTCCTTTGCACGAGCGACATGCCTCGGGGGTCACGGTGGGGCTCACCAAAGAAGCGTATACGATGATCGAGGCGGAAATCGAGGCTTTTCGCGACCGGGTCGTGAAGATCGTTGATTCTCTTGACTCAAGCGACCGGGTGTACCAGATCAACATCCAGATGTTTCCGCTCATGTTTTCTCCCGGTTCCAATGATACAATAGAGGAACAATCATGA
- a CDS encoding efflux transporter outer membrane subunit: MKNHLSIFASDRFAWEKARILLAAAILSVNCAGPRYTRPPVTTPDSFREAAVPGAGWKKAEPADTVFKGAWWELYGDSLLDSFESRLAVSNQSIAAAAAQYRQARALVRSAASGYFPVIGGQASYLKQQVQPGSRQDSGLTLEGTVSWEPDIWGKVTKSVQASRASAQATAAQLAAVVLSLRAQLAQDYFALRILDVQKHLLDSTVADYRSFLDLTNIRAGGGIASSADVALAKTQLATAQAQAIDLGVQRGLLEHAVATLLGIPASQFSIAPDAEFVGRVPLVPLDVPSALLERRPDIAAAEREVAAANAQIGVARTAWFPSITLSGDAGNFWPSLSSGPGLLWSLGGVLTQTIFNGGQRLAQVQSARAAYEATVANYRGTVLSAFEEVEDYLSSLRILQDEAGAQDTAVSASRLSVELTLSRYKAGIASSIDVINTSTIYLSNRKTAIGILGNRLGASVLLIKALGGGWNAKTHQAGPDKPVR, translated from the coding sequence ATGAAAAACCATCTCTCGATCTTCGCGTCGGACCGTTTCGCATGGGAAAAGGCGCGGATCCTGCTCGCGGCCGCGATCCTTTCCGTCAATTGCGCCGGGCCGCGGTACACCAGGCCTCCGGTGACGACGCCCGATTCCTTCCGTGAAGCCGCGGTCCCCGGCGCGGGCTGGAAAAAGGCGGAACCGGCGGACACGGTGTTCAAGGGCGCCTGGTGGGAACTCTACGGCGATTCGTTGCTCGACTCGTTCGAATCACGCCTCGCGGTTTCCAACCAGAGCATTGCCGCCGCTGCCGCGCAATACCGGCAGGCACGCGCGCTGGTGAGGTCGGCGGCGTCCGGTTATTTCCCCGTGATCGGCGGCCAGGCCTCGTATCTCAAACAGCAGGTGCAGCCGGGCAGCCGCCAGGATTCGGGCTTGACTCTTGAGGGCACCGTGTCGTGGGAGCCCGACATCTGGGGCAAGGTTACAAAATCGGTGCAGGCGAGCCGCGCGAGCGCGCAGGCAACCGCGGCCCAGCTTGCCGCAGTGGTTCTAAGCCTGCGCGCGCAGCTGGCACAGGATTACTTTGCACTTCGCATCCTGGACGTTCAAAAACATCTTCTCGACTCAACGGTGGCCGATTATCGGAGCTTTCTCGACCTTACCAATATCCGAGCGGGAGGAGGGATCGCCTCGTCGGCGGACGTCGCGCTTGCAAAAACCCAGCTGGCCACGGCGCAGGCGCAGGCCATAGACCTGGGCGTTCAGCGGGGACTGCTCGAGCATGCCGTTGCAACGCTCCTGGGCATTCCCGCATCGCAATTTTCGATTGCGCCGGACGCCGAGTTCGTCGGCCGCGTGCCGCTCGTCCCCCTCGACGTCCCGTCGGCGCTCCTCGAACGGAGGCCCGACATCGCGGCTGCGGAGCGGGAGGTCGCGGCGGCGAACGCCCAGATCGGCGTGGCCCGCACCGCCTGGTTCCCGAGCATCACCCTGAGCGGAGACGCAGGGAACTTCTGGCCGAGCCTGTCCAGCGGGCCCGGCCTTTTATGGTCGCTCGGCGGCGTGCTTACCCAGACGATTTTCAACGGCGGACAGCGGCTTGCGCAGGTGCAGAGCGCGCGCGCCGCCTACGAGGCAACAGTCGCAAATTATCGCGGGACGGTTCTTTCAGCCTTCGAGGAAGTGGAAGATTATCTTTCGTCGCTTCGCATTCTTCAGGACGAAGCCGGCGCCCAGGACACCGCGGTTTCGGCGTCCCGGCTTTCGGTGGAGCTCACCCTCAGCAGGTACAAGGCCGGCATCGCAAGTTCCATAGACGTGATCAACACGTCGACCATTTACTTGTCGAACAGGAAAACGGCCATCGGGATCCTCGGTAACAGGCTTGGGGCAAGCGTCCTCCTTATCAAGGCTCTCGGGGGGGGCTGGAACGCAAAGACGCATCAGGCCGGACCGGACAAACCGGTTCGCTGA
- the radA gene encoding DNA repair protein RadA produces MNKKPSTVFVCSNCGQDFAKWLGRCTNCGAWDTITEMRGIKATPSSRPAAGERAPIVEFSNCKADESTRIRGAFPEIDRVLGGGLIPGALILLGGDPGIGKSTLLLQLLASWAKQGKKALYISGEESSEQIFLRAGRLGVADAPLQMLTETCIEAIMEKLEEARPSIVVIDSIQTMFSDLLESAPGSVSQVRECASMLLRFAKQHATAVVLIGHVTKDGSIAGPRVLEHMVDTVLYFEGDSHYQYRIVRAVKNRYGPSGEIAIFSMSDRGLKEITNPSEFFLLNRANPQVGTAVVPVLEGTRVLIVEVQSLVNKSHFGLPQRVASGINPKKLSLLLAVLERFGGFALGEYDIFFNIAGGLTVAEPAVDLGVAASIISSFNNKPLAKELAFVGELGLGGEIRPVNNMPLRLRELSRMGFSRCVVPKPHKKADWTDAKNGIELIECGKIGEVRQVIF; encoded by the coding sequence ATGAACAAAAAACCCTCAACCGTCTTCGTGTGCAGCAACTGCGGCCAGGACTTTGCCAAATGGCTCGGCCGCTGCACCAACTGCGGCGCATGGGACACCATCACCGAGATGCGGGGGATCAAGGCGACGCCGTCGTCACGGCCGGCGGCCGGCGAGCGCGCCCCGATCGTTGAATTCTCAAATTGCAAGGCCGACGAATCGACCCGCATCCGGGGCGCGTTCCCCGAAATAGACCGCGTGCTGGGCGGCGGCCTCATACCCGGCGCGCTCATCCTGCTCGGCGGCGATCCCGGCATCGGCAAATCAACGCTGCTGCTGCAACTGCTCGCCTCGTGGGCGAAACAGGGCAAAAAGGCGCTTTACATTTCCGGCGAGGAATCCTCCGAGCAGATTTTTCTGCGCGCCGGACGCCTCGGCGTTGCCGACGCGCCTCTGCAGATGCTCACCGAAACGTGCATCGAAGCCATCATGGAGAAACTGGAAGAGGCGAGGCCTTCCATCGTGGTGATCGACTCGATCCAGACCATGTTCTCCGACCTGCTCGAAAGCGCGCCGGGCAGCGTGTCGCAGGTGCGCGAGTGCGCGTCCATGCTGCTCCGTTTTGCAAAGCAGCACGCGACCGCGGTCGTGCTCATCGGCCATGTCACCAAGGACGGCTCCATCGCGGGCCCGCGCGTGCTCGAGCACATGGTCGACACCGTGCTGTATTTCGAGGGCGATTCGCATTACCAGTACCGCATCGTGCGGGCCGTGAAGAACCGCTACGGCCCCAGCGGCGAGATCGCCATTTTCTCCATGAGCGACCGCGGGCTCAAGGAGATAACCAACCCGTCGGAGTTCTTTCTGCTCAACCGCGCCAACCCCCAGGTGGGCACCGCCGTAGTGCCGGTGCTCGAGGGTACCAGGGTGCTCATCGTCGAGGTGCAGTCGCTTGTCAACAAGTCGCATTTCGGCCTGCCCCAGCGCGTGGCATCGGGCATCAATCCGAAAAAACTTTCACTGCTGCTCGCCGTTCTGGAGCGCTTCGGCGGCTTCGCGCTCGGCGAATACGACATTTTTTTCAACATCGCGGGCGGGCTCACGGTGGCCGAGCCGGCCGTGGACCTCGGCGTCGCCGCCTCGATCATCTCCTCATTCAACAACAAACCGCTCGCCAAGGAGCTCGCGTTTGTCGGCGAGCTCGGCCTCGGCGGTGAAATACGGCCCGTCAACAACATGCCGCTTCGGCTCCGGGAACTCTCGCGCATGGGGTTTTCCCGCTGCGTGGTGCCGAAGCCGCATAAAAAGGCCGACTGGACGGATGCGAAGAACGGGATTGAGTTGATTGAGTGCGGGAAGATCGGAGAGGTAAGGCAGGTTATTTTTTAA